One Setaria viridis chromosome 5, Setaria_viridis_v4.0, whole genome shotgun sequence genomic region harbors:
- the LOC117858875 gene encoding uncharacterized protein, which produces MATKSKLGELMWEHRLQAAAAVAFVAAAAVSISAVGPRLGAVVSFFWPLLVSTGFLLVAITVLLRISPPPAGADESGKELIDFVAGCRPEHLVPEAAAAASVEAPPEPEI; this is translated from the coding sequence ATGGCGACCAAGTCGAAGCTCGGTGAGCTAATGTGGGAGCACCGGCTccaggccgcggccgcggtggcgttcgtggccgcggcggccgtctcGATCTCCGCGGTCGGGCCCAGGCTCGGCGCCGTGGTGTCATTCTTCTGGCCGCTCCTCGTCTCCACGGGGTTCCTGCTCGTGGCCATCACCGTGCTGCTCCGGATCTCGCCCCCTCCCGCGGGCGCCGACGAGTCCGGCAAGGAGCTCATCGACTTCGTCGCCGGGTGCCGCCCGGAGCACCTCGtcccggaggcggcggccgcggcctccgtggaggcgccgccggagccggagatctaa
- the LOC117855188 gene encoding uncharacterized protein — MQSRACLPGCGPLPGPAGAGRRRSGLLSSSGSVSRRTPAGRGGATGVRAVDGASAAAAVAAAADAALPPPQVTWQIVVGAVAGVTPFVVAGVEFGKRIVQQKKCEICGGSGLVMKNDYYVRCQGCGGFLPWQSWRRFFTG, encoded by the exons ATGCAGTCGCGCGCGTGCCTGCCGGGCTGCGGTCCGCTGCCGGGTccggcgggcgccgggcgcaggcgcagcggcCTCCTCTCCTCGAGCGGCAGCGTCAGCAGGCGGACTCCCGCCGGGCGAGGGGGCGCCACCGGCGTTCGCGCCGTCGACGGGGCTTCCGCTGCGGCCGCTGTCGCCGCAGCTGCCGATGCCGCGCTCCCGCCCCCGCAGGTCACCTGGCAGATCGTCGTCGGCGCCGTAG CTGGAGTGACGCCGTTCGTGGTCGCAGGGGTCGAGTTCGGCAAAAGAATC GTCCAACAAAAGAAATGTGAAATCTGTGGAGGTTCTGGCCTGGTAATGAAGAACGACTATTATGTTCGGTGCCAAGGGTGTG GTGGCTTCCTTCCATGGCAATCTTGGAGAAGGTTCTTCACAGGCTGA
- the LOC117855187 gene encoding mitochondrial import inner membrane translocase subunit TIM50, translating to MSRVASSRLLPRISALSFCTASPAATAAASSSSPSTAAAAAAATAAASEASSTSGDPSSQPPPAARKLWGALKVAAFAAVSAAVGGTGYASYAYSLEELDQMTREFRKKSKHPIPEDASGFEKFQAMAYAAAMKVPVAAIEGYLDVRSQIEDQIRGFSEPVSDKLLPDRAPQEQHILTLVLDLNETLVYSDWKRERGWRTFKRPGVDAFLEHLGRFYEIVVYSDQLSMYVDPVVDRLDPKGNIRHRLSRVATKYEHGKHYRDLSKLNRNPAQVIYISAHALESSLQPENSVQIKPWKLENDDTQLLDLIPFLEYVAMARPSDIRAVLASYQGSDIAAEFIERSKEHQRRMQEQKQSGRIWRR from the exons ATGTCCCGCGTCGCGAGCTCGCGCCTCCTCCCCAGGATCTCCGCTCTCTCCTTCTGCACCGCCTCCCcggcagccaccgccgccgcctcctcctcctccccatccacggctgcggcggcggcggcggcgactgcggCCGCCTCCGAGGCCTCGTCCACTTCCGGGGACCCATCCTCCCAGCCGCCCCCCGCGGCCCGTAAGCTGTGGGGCGCGCTCAAggtcgccgccttcgccgccgtgTCCGCCGCGGTCGGCGGCACGGGCTACGCCAGCTACG CTTATTCTCTAGAGGAATTGGATCAGATGACGCGGGAGTTCCGGAAGAAATCGAAGCATCCCATTCCTGAAGACGCATCCGGCTTTGAG AAGTTTCAGGCTATGGCTTATGCAGCAGCTATGAAAG TTCCTGTTGCCGCTATTGAGGGATACCTGGATGTCAGGAGCCAAATTGAAGATCAAATTCGG GGCTTTAGCGAACCAGTATCAGACAAACTTCTTCCAGATCGTGCTCCTCAAGAACAGCATATATTGACCCTAGTTCTGGATCTGAACGAGACTCTTGTATACTCAGATTGGAAG CGTGAGAGAGGATGGAGGACCTTTAAGAGGCCAGGAGTGGATGCATTTCTGGAACATCTTGGGAGGTTTTATGAAATTGTTGTGTATTCTGATCAGCTTAGTATG TATGTTGATCCTGTCGTTGATAGGCTGGATCCAAAGGGAAATATTCGGCACAGGCTATCAAGAGTTGCAACTAAATACGAACACGGAAAACATTATCGG GATTTGTCAAAGCTGAACAGAAATCCTGCTCAAGTTATTTATATCAGTGCTCATGCTTTGGAGTCAAGCCTGCAGCCTGAAAATTCTGTGCAAATTAAACCTTGGAAGCTTGAAAATGATGACACTCAACTGCTCGATCTTATTCCATTTCTAGAAT ATGTTGCTATGGCAAGACCTTCTGACATCAGGGCTGTTCTTGCATCCTATCAAGGTAGTGACATTGCTGCCGAGTTTATTGAGCGCTCTAAGGAACACCAAAG GCGCATGCAAGAACAAAAGCAATCAGGACGCATATGGCGGCGATGA
- the LOC117858874 gene encoding uncharacterized protein, with protein sequence MSKRQGPPKHQNSYAWKPHLGQKINETEPGGRFRPLSEITGVCQRCRDQIDWKRRYGKYKQIVEPAKCQKCGKRAVRQAYHNVCRDCSKNLGICAKCCTRVNDLVGRDAIEEDSERKALEEAIRGARERERRTLLRIMNKSKGEDSGPSVPKIADRSREGDIFPAASLDEYAEQSREQDDSDEEAGDFVED encoded by the exons ATGTCGAAGCGGCAGGGACCCCCGAAGCACCAGAATAGCTACGCGTGGAAGCCGCACCTCGGCCAGAAGATCAACGAGACC GAGCCTGGGGGCAGGTTCCGGCCGCTGTCGGAGATCACCGGCGTCTGCCAGCGCTGCCGGGACCAAATCGACTGGAAGCGCAG GTACGgcaagtacaagcaaattgtTGAGCCCGCAAAGTG CCAGAAGTGTGGGAAGCGAGCCGTCCGTCAGGCGTACCACAACGTCTGCAGAG ATTGCTCCAAGAATCTCGGGATATGTGCCAAGTGCTGCACTCGTGTCAATGACCTTGTTGGAAG GGACGCGATTGAAGAGGATAGTgaacgcaaggcactagaagag GCTATCAGAGGTGCTAGGGAAAGAGAAAGACGCACCCTTCTTCGCATT ATGAACAAAAGCAAGGGTGAAGACAGTGGCCCATCAGTCCCAAAGATTGCTGACAGAAGTCGTGAAGGTGACATATTCCCTGCCGCATCACTTGATGAATATGCCGAACAATCTAGAGAGCAAGATGATTCTGATGAAGAAGCCGGAGACTTCGTAGAAGATTAG
- the LOC117855186 gene encoding triacylglycerol lipase SDP1 — translation MDDIASEAPVGAFAIGPSTALGRAVALRVLLCGSAARLRHRLAAALRAVLPVAAAWLHPRDNTRGILLAVCAVALLLRGRRGRAGLRARVQSAYRRKFWRNMMRAALTYEEWAHAARMLEREAAPRRASDADLYDEELVRNKLRELRHRRQEGSLRDIVFCMRADLLRNLGNMCNPELHKGRLQVPRLIKEYIEEVSTQLKMVCDSDSDELPLEEKLAFMHETRHAFGRTALLLSGGASLGSFHVGVVKTLVEHKLLPRIISGSSVGSIMCSIVATRSWPELESFFEEWHSLKFFDQMGGIFPVVKRILTHGAVHEIRHLQVLLRNLTSNLTFQEAYDMTGRILVVTVCSPRKHEPPRCLNYLTSPHVLIWSAVTASCAFPGLFEAQELMAKDRFGQTIPFHAPFLLGVEERTGATTRRWRDGSLESDLPIKRLKELFNVNHFIVSQANPHIAPLLRLKEIIRAYGGSFAAKLAELAEMEVKHRCNQVLELGFPLGGLAKLFAQDWEGDVTVVMPATLAQYSKMIQNPSYAELQKAANQGRRCTWEKLSAIRANCAIELALDECVALLNHLRRLKRSAERASASQGHGPTIRLCPSRRIPSWNLIARENSTGSLEEEMLASPTRTNHQGPGGVAALSNRNQYLQRIAHDSSDSESESIDLHSWTRSGGPLMRTASANKFISFVQNLEIDTEFRTIPSREDESDLVTPNGSSLAAQAVSREAADRSLDNSGIDIHDTTTPRTTFGPSTSIVVSEGDLLQPEKTENGILFNVVRRDTLIGPSNGVESQGSPREPDVETVQTECLDGVSASDDDDMELNVVNDEATDPMSRHNPQHQGSSLGENVDHPSSLNCEDGTNTNNPEAASIFDICTEIHQATVTTENSLLEGSSENTELETAKIECPDHN, via the exons ATGGATGACATCGCAAGTGAGGCGCCGGTGGGGGCGTTCGCCATCGGCCCGTCCACGGCGCTGGGCCGCGCCGTCGCGCTGCGCGTGCTGCTCTGCGGCTCCGCGGCGCGCCTGCGGCACCGCCTGGCCGCGGCGCTGCGCGCCGTGCtgcccgtggcggcggcgtggctgcACCCGCGGGACAACACGCGCGGGATCCTGCTCGCCGTCTGCGCCGTCGCGCTCCTgctgcgggggcggcggggcagggCAGGGCTCAGGGCGCGGGTGCAGTCCGCCTACCGCCGCAAGTTCTGGCGGAACATGATGCGCGCCGCGCTCACCTACGAGGAGTGGGCGCACGCCGCGCGGATGCTGGAGCGCgaggccgccccgcgccgcgccagcGACGCCGACCTCTACGACGAGGAGCTCGTCCGCAACAAGCTCCGCGAGCTCAGGCACCGGCGCCAGGAGGGATCGCTCAGGGACATCGTCTTCTGCATGCGCGCCGACCTGCTCAGGAATCTCGGCAATATGTGCAACCCCGAACTGCACAAGGGGAGGCTGCAG GTGCCTAGACTCATAAAGGAGTACATAGAGGAGGTATCTACTCAACTGAAAATGGTCTGTGACTCGGATTCTGATGAGTTACCGCTTGAAGAGAAGCTCGCATTTATGCATGAGACAAGACATGCCTTTGGTAGAACAGCCTTGCTGCTAAGCGGAGGTGCTTCATTAGGATCCTTTCATGTGGGTGTTGTGAAAACCTTGGTAGAACATAAACTTCTGCCTAGGATAATTTCAGGATCAAGTGTTGGTTCAATAATGTGTTCTATAGTAGCAACGAGGTCATGGCCTGAGTTGGAGAGCTTCTTTGAGGAGTGGCATTCCCTGAAATTTTTTGACCAGATGGGTGGGATCTTTCCTGTGGTTAAAAGAATTTTGACACATGGAGCTGTTCATGAGATTAGGCACTTGCAAGTGCTTTTGAGAAATCTTACCAGCAATTTGACATTTCAAGAAGCTTATGACATGACTGGCCGGATTCTTGTTGTCACTGTGTGCTCGCCAAGGAAGCATGAGCCGCCTCGATGCTTGAACTATTTAACATCGCCTCATGTTCTTATCTGGAGTGCAGTAACTGCTTCGTGTGCTTTTCCTGGACTTTTTGAGGCCCAAGAATTGATGGCAAAGGATAGATTCGGTCAAACAATCCCTTTCCATGCTCCATTCTTATTGGGCGTGGAGGAACGTACTGGTGCTACAACCCGGCGATGGAGAGATGGGAGCTTAGAAAGTGATTTGCCCATCAAACGGTTGAAGGAACTATTCAATGTGAATCATTTCATAGTAAGCCAAGCCAATCCTCACATAGCTCCATTGTTGAGACTAAAGGAAATCATCAGGGCTTATGGAGGCAGCTTTGCTGCCAAG CTTGCTGAACTTGCTGAGATGGAAGTTAAGCATAGGTGTAATCAAGTTCTGGAACTTGGATTTCCACTAGGAGGATTAGCCAAATTATTTGCTCAAGATTGGGAAGGTGATGTCACAGTCGTTATGCCAGCCACTCTTGCACAG TATTCCAAGATGATACAGAACCCATCTTATGCTGAGCTTCAGAAGGCTGCAAATCAAGGTAGGAGATGCACTTGGGAAAAGCTATCAGCCATCAGGGCGAATTGTGCTATTGAGCTTGCATTGGATGAATGTGTTGCCCTCCTGAACCACTTGCGTAGGCTAAAGAGGAGTGCGGAAAGAGCATCTGCCTCACAAGGACATGGTCCTACAATCAGGCTCTGCCCATCTAGGAGAATTCCATCCTGGAATCTCATAGCAAGAGAAAATTCGACTGGTTCTCTTGAAGAAGAAATGCTTGCATCTCCTACACGTACAAATCATCAAGGACCTGGAGGAGTTGCTGCATTATCTAACAGAAACCAGTATCTCCAGAGAATTGCACATGATAGTAGTGACAGTGAATCTGAAAGTATAGATTTACACTCTTGGACGAGAAGTGGTGGCCCTCTTATGAGGACAGCCTCAGCCAACAAGTTCATCAGCTTTGTTCAGAATCTTGAGATTGACACAGAATTCAGAACAATTCCATCTAGGGAAGATGAATCTGATCTTGTGACACCAAATGGCAGTAGCTTGGCAGCTCAGGCAGTCAGTAGAGAAGCAGCTGATAGGAGCTTGGACAATTCAGGTATAGATATTCATGATACTACTACCCCTAGAACGACATTTGGCCCTTCAACGAGTATCGTGGTTTCTGAAGGTGACTTGTTGCAGCCTGAAAAGACTGAGAATGGTATTTTGTTTAATGTTGTAAGGAGGGATACTCTTATAGGACCTAGTAATGGAGTTGAGTCTCAAGGATCTCCTCGGGAACCAGATGTTGAAACAGTACAGACGGAGTGCCTTGATGGCGTGTCAGCTtctgacgacgacgacatggaACTCAATGTTGTTAATGATGAAGCGACTGATCCCATGAGTAGACATAATCCACAACATCAGGGGTCCTCACTGGGAGAAAATGTAGATCATCCCTCTTCCTTAAATTGTGAAGATGGGACAAACACCAACAATCCAGAAGCTGCATCAATTTTTGATATATGTACGGAGATCCACCAGGCAACTGTTACTACAGAAAATAGCCTGCTGGAAGGGTCTTCAGAGAACACGGAACTGGAAACAGCAAAGATAGAATGTCCTGATCACAATTAG